From a region of the Zingiber officinale cultivar Zhangliang chromosome 4B, Zo_v1.1, whole genome shotgun sequence genome:
- the LOC121975838 gene encoding 60S ribosomal protein L23, whose product MSKRGRGGTAGNKFRMSLGLPVAATVNCADNTGAKNLYIISVKGIKGRLNRLPSACVGDMVMATVKKGKPDLRKKVMPAVIVRQRKPWRRKDGVYMYFEDNAGVIVNPKGEMKGSAITGPIGKECADLWPRIASAANAIV is encoded by the exons ATGTCGAAGCGAG GTCGCGGAGGAACGGCGGGGAACAAGTTCCGGATGTCTCTGGGTCTACCAGTGGCGGCGACGGTGAACTGCGCTGATAACACCGGAGCGAAGAACCTCTACATCATTTCTGTGAAGGGGATCAAGGGCCGCCTTAACCGTTTGCCTTCTGCCTGCGTCGGGGACATGGTTATGGCTACCGTCAAGAAGGGGAAGCCTGATCTTCGGAAAAAGGTCATGCCTGCTGTCATTGTTCGTCAGCGGAAGCCGTGGCGCCGAAAGGACGGCGTATACATGTACTTCGAAG ACAATGCGGgagtgattgttaatccaaaggGTGAAATGAAAG GATCTGCAATCACTGGACCAATTGGCAAGGAATGCGCAGACCTGTGGCCAAGGATTGCAAGTGCAGCAAATGCAATTGTGTAA